In Helianthus annuus cultivar XRQ/B chromosome 9, HanXRQr2.0-SUNRISE, whole genome shotgun sequence, the following are encoded in one genomic region:
- the LOC110874318 gene encoding probable flavin-containing monooxygenase 1, translated as MAVVVFSKIGIIGGGISGLAAAKQLAEYNPIVLEATDSIGGVWKHCSFRTTKLQTPRCDYEFSDYPWPLRDNSTFPSYTEILDYLNSYANHFELFKFIKFNSRVIKIRLAKDKPVWEVAVQTNGAIDQWYGFEFIVVCMGKYGDVPIIPKYRKKKGPEVFKGKVMHSQEYSELSRDKSCQLLKGKKVVVVGYKKSAIDLAVECAQANQGEEGKPCTMVVRTCHWIVPHYFIWGLPFYMFYSTRFSQFLHQRPNQGTLRTLLCHLLSPLRKATSKMIESYLLWKLPLVKYGLKPDHPFEEDYASCQMAILPDSFFMEAEKGNINFKRASNWWFWEGGVEFDDKTKIEADLVILATGYDGKKKLRALLPQQFSTFLEFPSGIMPLYRGTINPFIPNMAFMGYVESVSNLHTSEIRCKWLARLIGGKFNLPSVEKMVEQITTEMEIMKKTTRFYKRTCISTFSINHTDEICEEMGWSCWRKKSWLAEAFSPYNSQDYA; from the exons ATGGCTGTCGTCGTCTTCTCCAAAATAGGCATTATAGGTGGTGGCATAAGTGGCTTAGCCGCGGCCAAACAGCTTGCTGAATACAATCCGATAGTGCTAGAGGCCACCGACTCCATTGGTGGGGTTTGGAAGCACTGCTCCTTTCGGACGACCAAGCTTCAGACACCCCGTTGCGACTACGAATTCTCAGATTACCCCTGGCCTCTCAGGGACAACTCCACTTTCCCATCTTATACAGAGATACTTGATTATCTAAACTCTTATGCTAACCATTTTGAGTTGTTCAAATTCATCAAGTTTAACTCCAGAGTGATCAAAATCCGATTAGCCAAGGACAAACCTGTTTGGGAAGTTGCTGTCCAGACCAATGGTGCTATTGATCAG TGGTATGGTTTCGAGTTTATTGTTGTGTGTATGGGGAAATATGGAGATGTACCGATAATACCAAAGTACAGGAAGAAGAAAGGGCCGGAAGTGTTCAAAGGGAAGGTGATGCATTCTCAAGAATACAGCGAGCTGAGCCGAGATAAGTCTTGCCAGCTTCTCAAAGGaaagaaggtggtggtggtgggttacAAGAAGTCAGCCATTGATCTTGCTGTTGAATGTGCCCAAGCTAACCAAG GTGAAGAAGGGAAACCTTGTACCATGGTTGTCAGGACTTGTCATTGGATAGTTCCACACTACTTCATATGGGGGCTCCCCTTTTACATGTTTTATTCAACCAGGTTTTCTCAGTTCCTCCACCAAAGACCAAACCAAGGCACTCTCAGGACACTGCTCTGCCACCTTCTATCCCCACTG AGAAAAGCTACATCCAAGATGATAGAATCTTATCTGCTATGGAAGCTTCCACTAGTCAAGTATGGACTAAAACCAGATCACCCATTTGAGGAAGATTACGCGTCGTGTCAGATGGCCATCTTGCCCGACAGCTTCTTCATGGAGGCGGAGAAGGGCAACATTAATTTCAAAAGAGCCTCAAATTGGTGGTTTTGGGAAGGTGGTGTTGAGTTTGATGACAAAACCAAGATTGAGGCCGACCTTGTGATTCTTGCCACCGGTTATGATGGCAAAAAGAAGCTTAGAGCTCTACTGCCCCAACAATTTTCTACTTTCTTGGAATTTCCCTCGGGCATCATGCCCTTATACAG GGGTACCATTAATCCCTTCATTCCAAACATGGCGTTTATGGGTTATGTGGAGAGTGTTTCGAATCTCCACACCTCAGAGATACGTTGCAAATGGTTAGCGAGGCTGATAGGTGGCAAGTTTAATCTGCCAAGCGTGGAGAAAATGGTGGAACAGATAACCACAGAAATGGAAATAATGAAGAAGACAACAAGGTTTTACAAGAGGACCTGCATTTCGACTTTTAGCATCAATCATACTGATGAAATATGTGAAGAGATGGGATGGAGTTGTTGGAGGAAGAAGAGCTGGTTGGCTGAAGCATTTAGTCCTTACAACAGTCAAGACTATgcatga